The DNA window GGAGTGGGGGAGAAGGGAACTAGCAACTGCAAAATTACGTCAAGTACATAGTTACCCTTGGTAACCAGAACTTCTTATGATCTATTATCACATTATATGTGTTTCTCTTACCTATCTATATTAGTCAATTATTATTAACTTGCCTCCTTTAACCACTATCGCGTGCTCGTTTGCTAATAGCAATGGTAGTAGGATGGATGCAAAGAAAGAATATGAACTATTTGCAATTGATCTTTACCTATAGTATGTAGATCCATGTGGAAAGGGACTAGATGTGAAATGATTTGCGGTCATTGTTTATTGAAATGTGGTATTAGTTATGTTTCAGTCAACTAGTGTGTAGAGCATTCATTAGTTCATGACAACAGCTTCCTAATTCAATACTATTTCTGTCCAAGCACATGCCCCAATGTATTGCATTATGACACCATCAACATCAAATTTTCATGTTTGATGTACATCTTATATTTCACTTTGAAGGGTAATAATTCACTTCAACAAGATTTGGTATATGGTTTAGCCAAACAAAAGTTGCCAAGCCTGAAGTCAAATTCCCTCGAGGCAAAATTTTCTGGAGAAGGAAATAATTCATCTGGTGTACTATATGTGAGTTTATATTGACTTATTCTGTTGAAAGTAATTTCCAATTAGCCCTAGGTTACAGGTGTTTCATCTAAATGTATGTGTTGATTTACATTTCAAGATTTTACTTACTACTCATTGTAGTTCTTCATGTGTTTTGCAATACTTTTTGATTGATAAGTTTAGTGTAGTTGTAAACTGAAAAGCTTCGTAAATAACCTACATTTTACCTTTGATATAGATATGGTGGTGGCTTATGTAATATTTTTAGTTAATTTTGCATGTTTATGTACTTCCTTGCTAATCATAGGGAAAGTTGTGGTGGAGCTCAGGCTCCATGGCACACCTTATCTAGCCACACATTTTCTACATCGCTATCAATGCAATCAATTTTGTGTTTTTGTTTATCCCAAACAAATCAACATATGAACTTCAAACTTTGCTGGACAACAAAACGATCTAACTACAGTATAGGAAAAACTTTTATTTTTTTAAGCCATAAATTCTTATAAATTTTTTACTAAAAAAACTCATTTTTGATATTTATGCCAGACCAAAAAATCCGAAAGTTTTTTCACACATTGAAGTTCTAAAGTTTATTTGACTTGCAAAGTTTGAAGTACATATGTCGTTTCATTtgagagaaacaaaaaagagaaactTTCAAGTAATAAGTTAGTTGGCTAACACAAATCTCAAAGCAATGTTGGAGGGGTGAGGATAACGGCTTCCATGGAGCTTGGCCTACAGACAACCACACTCCTAATCATATCACTAAGGGTGCATTATAGTAAATGGATTCTTAGTTTATAAGAATGTGAGTTTTGTTGTTTGTACAATATATAATATAAATGTTCctaagaaaattttgaaaaagaAATGCAAACACACATGTCACTCCTTATGTTTTCAAAAACCATGTAATGATTCGAACACAAACAGTAGATAAGTAAGCTATCCATTAAATTCATTATCTTTAACACATTTTCTTATTCATTATAATCTAAGATCAACCGATAGTTCCATGATTGTTTCGTTGGGAACTTTTGTTTCTTTGTGTCAAAGGGCTGAACGGAACTATGGAAGTGTTGTTTCATAGCTATATATACATATTTCTAGATGATAAAGATGCATGTTTGCTCTGTTACTTTCTTATTTCTAGTCTTATCAATTTGGATGTGTTCACCATGCAGTATGCAACACACGACTCATCGGGAGGCCCTGATGCTAGCTACTATGGATTGCATGCCACCACTGATGTGTATGGACATGCGCTTAAACGTGGTCAATTAAGTCGCAGTGGAATTTGGGTTGGCCACAGTGGAGATGGTCGAAAATCAAGCTTTAATGCAATTAGTGTTGGATGGCATGTAAGAAAACTTATTTTTCACATGAGTTCCTAATTTGTTGGTGTTTATAACTGTTTTAGACCTCAACCGAGACTCCCTAAAAAGCTAGCTAAGTTTTTCTAGGGGACCTAACTATGTATTTGTTGTCAAACTATAAAGAACACAATTGCGATATATCTTCCATTTATGGGGTTGTTTCTGGTACACCCTTACTTTTTGTTACTTTTAATAGGTGATTTAACGTTTTTTCTAACTTTTATCTCTTCATTTTAGATTGCTCCAGAAAAATATGGTGACTCTCATCCTCATTTATTTACCTACTGGACGGTATGATATAGATGTTTTGAATTACTTTACTTTCCAAGAAATGATCTGCCTATGATAGTAAGCTTACATACATATGTGCACATGAATGATTATCCATGTAACAGAGGGATGGATATCAGAGTACTGGGTGCTACAACATGGATTGTCCAGGTTTCATAGCAGCGAGCAGCGCTACTGTTACTCCAGGAACTCGCATAAACCCATCTTCAAAGGTCACGCTTCGAGTGTTGAAGGTAAGATTTATGTTAGAACATGTTTCTCAGTTATGCTATATATGTGGCTATATTTTTTAATTCTTAAGCCTTACATGAAGGGTAATCACTAAATACCCAGCAAAAAATGAACGATGATTAAATTTCTTTCTATAAACCTTGTAACATAATGTTCTAGGTGTATTGTTGTTTTTTTATGAAGGAATGTTCTACTTGTTGTTTGTAGTAAAAGCTAGACTTAGACAAAGGATATCAGATTTTCTTATATTTGACATGAAAATTTTGAAGAGCACCATCACTAGAGAAAACTTTATAGTGAAAGCATCAGCCGCTACATCCCCATGGTTGCGTCCTCACAAAACGATTCTAATTTGATCACGGACTCAAAGTAGCTTACTCCACGCAATGTTGGCGTGTTTTTTTAGAATCCAAGACCATGTGTTAAAGTTGTCGAACCATTCTAATGTTTTGCGCTATAACCCATTCAAAATTAGCATGTCAGTCTCTTACTCTTGCTTAACGTTTCCGATCTCTCAAAAGAACGACTTCCCAAGTTTCTGCTCTAAAAAAGCAACTTCCCATCTTAAGCAGGAAGTAGCTATGAGCggttgcttgccatcactagatCACACTAATTCTCAATTGATTTCCCTTCAAAAGATAGGTTCTAATTTGGATCGGGGTTATAAAATGGATCTAACACCCTGATCAACCAACTAATTAATAGTACCCGACCTATATTGGTCAAAAATAATGGTTGATGAAATAAAttgttttttgttttattttatgAGGCATGGACCGAAAAACTCCTCAATTTTGATATATCATACTTAGACTATGAATAATGATATATGATAGGATGACCAAAGTGGGCACTGGTGGGTGTACTATGGCTTCAACGGCGTCCCAACGGCTGTGGGCTACTACCCAAAGTCATTGTTCACATACATGGCAAAAAAGGCAAACCAGTTCTCGTTTGGTGGCTTCGTGTTCGCAGAAAGGGCGCTTCCAACTCCTCCATTGGGCAGTGGCGTCCTTCCTGGTGGCAAGGGACGTGCGGCATCGTTTACTGACTTGCGCCTCATTGAACGGGATGGAAGGAGCAGCCCCATCATGAAGGACTTGCCTAGTGTTATATCCAACAATAAATGTTATTCTATCACTCCTATTGTTAATTCCGGGTGCTTCTTTGGCGGGCCAGGAGGTTGCGTGTAATACTAAGGTGTACTTTGAACGTGGTGGTGTAATAATGTTTCCCTTGAGTTTGTCTTCCCAAACTCATACTGGCCTAATAAGACACTATGTGTTACTGTATTATGCACATTAGCAATGAATTTACTCTTTCTATAAATTTTGAGTATACACCGAGAGACAAGTTTATCATGGAAACCACAAATGCACTAGAAATTGACAAAACTCCAAAGGCATCTATCACGCACACTAGGAATTATAACATTGAACAAATTGAGTGCAAATTGCTCGTGTCACCGATTTGACATGAAGATTTTGCGACGATGATTGGGAAGCCACATGTCGCACCACGAAGGATGTATACAATATCATGGGTTGTTATCGAGAGGGAGGACCAAGGGTCGTAGTGTTTATGTCACGCGTATTCTTAGTCGTTGTTTAGCCTCTGATCTTTGCGATCATGTTGAGGCGTTGTCCCGTCCTCTGACCATTAGATACTTGAAAGGTGCTTATACGCCAGGAGGACGAAGCTGGCGGGTGGTAAATCATGACGCGACTTGTGTGCCGATTGACGAAGAACCCCATGAGTCCACCTGTAAGCGTGTATAatgttgggaaacatagtagaaaacaaaaaaacgcCCTACGATCACCCAGGAACACTATGAAGATGCGATAAATGGTTTGGATCAGATCATTACCGACTCCGAGTTGCAGCAAAAGAAGATGAGTCGGTGTAGATCGTACTTGGAGTCCCTCGAACTATAGATGAACGATCCCACAAACGGCACATGAACAGTCCCTCGAACGGGAGACGGAAAGCATGGCCTCTCTACAAGTTGTAAGCTTACGGTCTTAACGATCCGGCGGCGCTTCACCGTCCAAAACTAACCGTTGCCGAAGAATTAAAGAGGGAAGATTAGAACCACACTAGACTTCTAATTATTAGGATTAGAGGATCTAGATATAGCTCTAATTGATCAACTAGGACCAAGTAGAACTAGAACTAGGACTAGAAAACTAGAGGAGGCTTCAAAACTTGTGTGTTAAAGGTGCCCAAAACCTTtagtatatataggttggagaGGGAAGAGTGGGCGCCACACAAAGGGGGGAAAGTCtccctcccttggccggccaagaggaggggaCTTccctccaattcggcctcccccttccttccaaaGGGGGAAAGGGGCGCCACCTCTATTTGGGCCCAAATAGCTCTCCACCACTTGACCTTTTAAGGCCTGTTGATATTAAATTAAGTATAAAAGCCTCCAAGCTATTATTAAAGCCTTTTAATATTAATCTAACATCACCAAAAAAATCACCTATATATAATTTATCGGTAATACCCGGTATTgcccgataaaccccgaaacccTTTCGGTCCCCCCAAACGCTTCCGGTTCTCTCGAAACTATTTTCAATATTAGTGAAATTACTTTGTAGCATGGTAATCCTGAACATGTGGACAACTTCCCTTTTTTTCTTAGCCTGCCAATTCTCTACCGCTGCATGGAAAATCTTTGGAACACATGGAAATTCTATCTGCTCAAGCTAGCATGGCCAAATTCTTGAAATGCATGGCAATTTTCTCTACTATAGCATGACAATTATTTTCCTTAGCATGAAAATTGTCTCTATTATAGCATGGCAATTCCTGAAAGTTTCTTGAAAGTTGCTTTTTGAGGGAAAGCTCTCTTATGACGGCATTCGCTCGAATGAGCCTCCTAAGAGAATTCCGTTCATTGCCAGGGTCCTCCTGTAGGAAAAGTTCATACAAAAAGCACCCACACACTCAACACATACGTGCCTATGTTCTGTCTTTCTCGCCCCTGTCTCACATAGGTTGTCCTCACTCAACTCCATTTCTTCTCCTCCCTTCGTGTGTTGTTTTTCTCTCTAAAAGCATCTACAGCTGGATACACCAAATCCGGCCCCTCGAACGCATGCGGATGTGACCGAACATGTCTACAGACAGTGATCAGGCACACCTCATTTTGCTGAGTCACAATCGTGTCCCTCATATCCAAACCACCAAATTCATGCAACACATACAACGCTACATAGATGAACACAAAGAACACACTTAACTTAATAATAACGAACGTACTAAATTCATCCGATACAAAAGGATAGTTCATCGCCAGAAAAAAGGAATTGTCGTTGCCGCCCTGGTTCGGCCGCAACCGCCTCAACACTGCGAAGGGTGATCTCCTTCACATCGTCCGGCTCCGTGTCACGCAGCAGGCTAGCCCACTCGTAAAGGATAGTCCATTACTAATTGCCAATTCTGAAACAAGTAAATATGGAAACAATTATAATGCATATCATAAATGGATGTCATTAAGCACGCCATGCATGGTAACATATATCTTTAGAAGGAAAAATATTACACATTAGATATATTACAAATTAGGTATATATGAATTCATCTGTTTAGTATGTACCCGTTAAATTTTTATACATATATACCCAGAAAATTTAGTATGTATATATGATTTCATCTGTTTAGTATGTACCCGTTAAATTTTAATACACATATACCCAGAATATTTAGTACGTACATATTAGATTTTTATCTATGTATATACCCAGAATATTTAGTGTGTATCAATCAGATTAGATATGTACGGATTCATTTATTTATTACACACTCAATGATTTTTTAGTACGTATATACCAAGAACATTTAGTATGTAACACATTAGATTTTTTTTATGTATATACCCAGAATATTTAATACATAACCATTAGATTAGGTACGTCTGGATTCACTTACTTAGTATGTATTGATTAGATTTTTGTGTGTGTATACACCCTAGAGTACTCAATATATTTTTCTTGTATATGCATACTCATCGTATTTACATACCTTGTCATTAAATTTATGAGTATATACCTCGATACAATAAATACATAGAATCATGTGCGGGTATATGTAACAAACATTCCTTAAACTAAAAATAATCGTCAGTGGATATATGTATGTTGGAAAAAATCATGTGTGGGTATCAGCATGCATCATATATTCCTACAACTAAAACAATTAATTATGATCGCATTTTATATTATTTGGACACCTTAATTTGTATAGAAATATTAGCCATTAAAAAGTCTGACCCGGTCTATTTTTTAAAATACTAGATACCTTGAAAGGTAAAACTTTAGaaaaatgcataaaaacatcCTTAATATACATAGGAACCATAGGAACGACGTACTATTTGTCATATCTGATACCTTAAGAAATAAGATTATATATGCATACCCTTTTTGTTTGGAAATGAATCATACCAGGAAATCGGTAGTATATTTTTTTTGGAAAGCAATTATTGTCCATTTATACTCGTAGTGCATGCAAACAAAATTTGGAAAGCCATGCACTACAAATATGACTTGCTATATTGGGACTTAGGTGCCCAGACACCTAGGTGCCCCACATAatttacctatatatatatatagagagagagagagagaagagtgaaCTAATTGACTTCAGTCTAGGGTTCGTCCGGAGGGGGCAATTTGTGGGGTCGGGATGGGCCAGGCTGGGCCCGACCAATGTGACGAACACGTCGAGGCACGTCCAGGCCTTTCCATACCCACCTTAGACTTAGTCTGGATATTAGAAGTGCCGGTCAACTTAAACTTATAGAATCGATGTGAGAAGCCCGCGGTTTAGCGATGGGGCATTGACCGGACGTACGCCCGAGCAATTTGGGCACCCGGTCGTAGATGCCCTGAGATCTCGGACACTTGAGAGGCCACTCCCAGCCTACTTGGCTGTAGATGTCCTGAGCAGCCGCCGGGCTATCATTGCCAGTATACAGTGCATAGAACTCAGATTTTTAGCATAAAAATCGAGAGATATTTGTTGCCATGGATTGGAAGGTGAAAGGAATGGGTGATGGCTACTGCCATTACTACCACATCCGCCACCTATTTCTTCTTGCTTTGCTTGCACGCCTGCAACACCAATTCCTTTAGCTTCCACTTTCGTCTTTCGACCCCTATGACGTCTGCCACTCCAAGAGGAtggtgaagaactgaagattcATGCCTCTTAAGAGCAGACAGGAAGAAGGTTCTGCCTCACCAAGGTAAGCTCTCCTTCAATTCTTCATGTTCTTTTCCCCGTTAGGGATGATTTCTGGGCCCTTATTCAGAGCGATGCTTGCAGAAGCGAGGTTGTGGTGTTGCTGGATGCGATGGTGCCGTGGAGGATGGAGGCGCGGCTGGCGGCCACGGTGCGGGCGGCGCTCCTCGGCTGGCTCTTCTTCTGCCTCACCGTCGCCAGCGACGTCGCACGCCAACTCAGGAGCAGCGATCTCTCAGTCTAAGGCCGGCCGCGTTCGACATCGCCGGCGGCAAAGAACAGACTCTGCGTCTACGAAGTGCCACTCCAGTGCACAGGAAGAAGATTGATTTACAGCAGGGTAACCAGATGTGATTTTGCAACGAACCCGCAGTTAGGTGCAGGTGCTCGTCTTTAGAAGACGGTTGTCCTTGAGACTCATTGAGCAGATGATCCCTGTAAATTTTCAACTAAAGCGTGTTGTTCCTTGGCTCATTTTGGGGGGTCAGCATGGTTAATTTCCAGCTAGCATCACTGACTACGACCTGAAATGCCTTTTTTTGGTGAAATTACCACCGGAAATACTAAATCATTACACCTTAACGGTTTTGTCATTAGTTATTAACATTAAAACCCATTAGGGGGTCCAGCTCCACTTTTAATCTGAAATGTGGGTCCCATGATGAGATGGCCTAGCAAATAATTATTGCCGTCGGTCTCATGTGGGGCAAAACGCCCTCTAAATCACCTCACATGCTCTCAGGAGTCAGGAGCCGGATTATTTTAATGTTTTTTTGTAATGTTTGAGGATAGTAG is part of the Triticum urartu cultivar G1812 unplaced genomic scaffold, Tu2.1 TuUngrouped_contig_6907, whole genome shotgun sequence genome and encodes:
- the LOC125531246 gene encoding uncharacterized protein LOC125531246, whose translation is MAKLSLFLQTIYVFIFLLAHPNRGVRLYPVVQEGNNSLQQDLVYGLAKQKLPSLKSNSLEAKFSGEGNNSSGVLYYATHDSSGGPDASYYGLHATTDVYGHALKRGQLSRSGIWVGHSGDGRKSSFNAISVGWHIAPEKYGDSHPHLFTYWTRDGYQSTGCYNMDCPGFIAASSATVTPGTRINPSSKVTLRVLKDDQSGHWWVYYGFNGVPTAVGYYPKSLFTYMAKKANQFSFGGFVFAERALPTPPLGSGVLPGGKGRAASFTDLRLIERDGRSSPIMKDLPSVISNNKCYSITPIVNSGCFFGGPGGCV